The following proteins are encoded in a genomic region of Procambarus clarkii isolate CNS0578487 unplaced genomic scaffold, FALCON_Pclarkii_2.0 HiC_scaffold_257, whole genome shotgun sequence:
- the LOC138361203 gene encoding tigger transposable element-derived protein 7-like: protein MYAIVGKSANPKALKNCMNRLPAIYYNTKNAWFTQIIFEDWFQYHFYKLVKKQQINECRIHPAEVKVMLLTDNAPAHPIAKLTSPDGKITCMALPPNTTSVIQLMD, encoded by the coding sequence atgtacgcaattgttgggaaatctgcTAACCCAAAAgcattgaaaaactgcatgaaTAGACTACCTGCCATCTACTACAAcacaaaaaatgcctggttcacaCAGATTATTTTTGAGGATTGGTTCCAGTATCACTTTTATAAATTAGTAAAAAAGCAGCAGATCAATGAGTGTAGAATTCATCCTGCTGAGGTAAAGGTAATGCTGTTGACTGACaatgccccagctcaccccattgctaaattaacatcgcctgatggcaaaataacatgtatggctttaccaccaaacactacatctGTAATACAACTCATGGATTAA
- the LOC138361201 gene encoding peptidyl-prolyl cis-trans isomerase-like codes for MTTTETGATADPVHLGDSASSIMNKVQEITGEIPQKQLTVEDLRRMREPVKRLVEAGRVLAVQEDQDGRRSARITLQDGQLYLHPLLRQPTPAHAHTLQESEVVGLLEPSCTLAFLDLGWAGSTRGRVTIRLTPDTPLARQFVLLCTGQRGHTYRNTKLLRVGNKGQPDEWVGGGDYESNDGKGGTPLLPDLQGRYRRSGRAGTVLSLWWLGGPRCAQFVITTRDRQDGRQWLNVFGDVVSGLDVVRAAVNHSDIREVTVVDCGVVLPL; via the exons atgacgaccacagagacaggtgccacagctgaccccgtacacctaggagactcagcctccagcatcatgaataaagttcaggaaatcactggagagatcccccagaagcaattaaca gttgaggacctccgcaggatgagggagcccgtcaagaggctggtggaggctggccgggtgttggccgtccaggaagaccaagatggccgccgctccgccaggataactctacaagacggacagctgtacctccacccactcctgcgtcagcccacgcccgcccacgcccacaccctccag gagagtgaggttgtgggcttgctggagccctcctgcaccctggcgttccttgacctcgggtgggcggggtcaacaagagggcgggtcaccatccggctgacccctgacactccgctggccagacagtttgtgttgttgtgtacaggccagcggggccacacctaccgcaacactaaactgttgcgGGTGGGGAACAAGGGTCAGCCGGATGAATGGGTGgggggcggagactacgagagtaatgatggtaagggaggaaccccactgctgcctgacctccaggggcgGTACCGGAGGTCAGGCCGGGCAGGAACTGTGTTGTCCTTGTGGTGGCTGGGGGGTCCCAGGTGTGCCCAGTtcgtcatcaccaccagggaccgccaggaTGGTCGCCAGTGGTTAaatgtcttcggtgatgtggtgagcggcctggatgtggtgagggcagcagtcaaccacagtgacattagggaggtgactgtggtggactgtggtgttgtgctgccactctag